In Sardina pilchardus chromosome 10, fSarPil1.1, whole genome shotgun sequence, one genomic interval encodes:
- the tbc1d15 gene encoding TBC1 domain family member 15 isoform X2, which yields MAATTPPKVLFEHEGVFVHSSTDDGDDQDLLISGFLRVLDKDGESVIEYKPLEDSVDPSNMLCACKDSSSVVEWTQFPTDRSHHTVDPQQSCETEWDMVNTVSFKRKPHANGEGTSHHTHEKNRWAFSFTTADLRTVTLKTEGWTHLVFCLKDDTTLSAIHFHQGGSQEFMDCLRRCVHLTESPRDKTTYLVSSHNKALSQSFENLLDDTNYGLVQKLKKDPYTATLGGFSKVTNYIFDAFRAPELEQRDRPEEEVADILGEIIPGLEISQLEEPGFEVITRVDLGSRPEVQRGDPLTLEEWLKYQDQEGRVRKVPQLKERIFKGGLCHVVRREAWKFLLGYYPWNSTSEERKGLQRRKTDEYFRMKLQWKSVSEEQERRNSRLRDYKSLIEKDVNRTDRTNKFYEGLENPGLILLHDILMTYCMYDFDLGYVQGMSDLLSPILFVMENEVDAFWCFVNFMDEMHENFEEKMQGMRTQLVQLSALLRLLDLAFWNYLEAQDSGYLYFCFRWLLIRFKRELHFQDVLRLWEVMWTGLPCQNFHLLVCCAILDSEKQKIMDRHYGFNEILKHINELSMKLDIEEILHKSEAICLQIKNCKDLPSSVSEILGLKVACVKPTLELSDYGILTPPLHTSGELLVSNGHGQLSETSSNGYKVAFIS from the exons ATGGCGGCTACTACTCCTCCCAAG GTTCTATTTGAACACGAAGGGGTCTTTGTTCATTCAAGTACAGATGATGGGGACGATCAGGATTTACTAATATCAGGATTCCTGCGTGTCTTAGATAAG GATGGGGAATCTGTGATTGAATATAAGCCACTGGAGGACTCAGTCGATCCATCAAACATGTTGTGCGCATGCAAG GACTCCAGTTCAGTGGTGGAGTGGACACAGTTTCCAACGGACCGGTCACATCACACAGTGGACCCGCAGCAGAGCTGCGAGACAGAGTGGGACATGGTGAACACAGTGTCCTTTAAGAGGAAACCCCACGCCAACGGCGAAG GTacctctcaccacacacacgagAAGAACCGCTGGGCCTTTAGCTTCACCACcgctgacctgagaacagtcaCACTGAAGACAGAAGGCTGGACGCACCTTGTCTTCTGCTTGAAGGATGACACCACCTTGTCTGCCATCCACTTCCACCAGGGAGGCAGCCAGGAGTTCATGGACTGCCTGCGGAGATGCGTTCATCTAACAGA GAGTCCCAGGGACAAAACGACATATCTTGTTAGCAGTCATAACAAAGCTCTATCACAGTCCTTTGAGAACCTTTTGGATGACACCAACTATGGCCTGGTTCAA AAGCTGAAGAAGGACCCCTACACCGCCACACTGGGGGGGTTCTCCAAGGTCACCAACTACATCTTCGACGCGTTCCGTGCCCCCGAGCTGGAGCAGAGGGACAggccggaggaggaggtggccgaCATCTTGGGGGAGATCATCCCCGGTCTGGAAATCAGTCAGCTGGAGGAGCCGGGATTTGAGGTCATCACACGG GTGGACCTGGGATCAAGGCCAGAGGTCCAGCGTGGAGACCCGCTCACTCTGGAGGAATGGCTCAAGTACCAAGACCAGGAGGGCCGGGTGCGCAAGGTCCCACAGCTCAAAGAAAGAATATTCAAAGGG GGCCTGTGCCACGTGGTGAGGAGAGAGGCCTGGAAGTTTCTGCTGGGGTACTACCCCTGGAACAGCAcctcagaggagaggaagggccTCCAAAGGAGAAAAAC AGACGAGTACTTCAGGATGAAGTTGCAGTGGAAGTCAGtcagtgaggagcaggagaggaggaactCCAGGTTACGAGACTACAAGAGTCTTATAG AGAAAGATGTCAACCGAACTGACCGGACCAATAAGTTCTATGAGGGTCTGGAAAACCCTGGTCTCATCCTGCTCCATGACATCCTGATGACATACTGCATGTATGACTTCGATCTGG GTTACGTGCAGGGCATGAGTGACCTGctctctcctatcctcttcGTCATGGAGAATGAGGTGGACGCCTTTTGGTGCTTTGTCAACTTCATGGATGAAATG CATGAGAACTTTGAGGAGAAGATGCAGGGGATGCGGACACAGCTCGTCCAGCTCAGCGCGTTACTACGGTTACTGGACCTGGCCTTCTGGAACTACCTGG AAGCACAGGATTCTGGGTACTTGTATTTCTGTTTCCGATGGCTGCTCATCCGCTTCAAGAGGGAGCTTCACTTTCAGGATGTTCTCCGcttgtgggag GTCATGTGGACTGGATTGCCTTGCCAAAACTTTCACCTGTTGGTGTGTTGTGCCATTCTGGATTCTGAGAAGCAAAAGATCATGGATAGGCATTATGGTTTCAATGAGATTCTCAAG CATATCAACGAACTCTCAATGAAGCTGGATATCGAAGAAATCCTTCATAAATCTGAAGCAATCTGTTTGCAGATCAAAAACTGCAAG GATTTACCTAGCTCAGTTAGTGAGATTT
- the tbc1d15 gene encoding TBC1 domain family member 15 isoform X1, producing MAATTPPKVLVLFEHEGVFVHSSTDDGDDQDLLISGFLRVLDKDGESVIEYKPLEDSVDPSNMLCACKDSSSVVEWTQFPTDRSHHTVDPQQSCETEWDMVNTVSFKRKPHANGEGTSHHTHEKNRWAFSFTTADLRTVTLKTEGWTHLVFCLKDDTTLSAIHFHQGGSQEFMDCLRRCVHLTESPRDKTTYLVSSHNKALSQSFENLLDDTNYGLVQKLKKDPYTATLGGFSKVTNYIFDAFRAPELEQRDRPEEEVADILGEIIPGLEISQLEEPGFEVITRVDLGSRPEVQRGDPLTLEEWLKYQDQEGRVRKVPQLKERIFKGGLCHVVRREAWKFLLGYYPWNSTSEERKGLQRRKTDEYFRMKLQWKSVSEEQERRNSRLRDYKSLIEKDVNRTDRTNKFYEGLENPGLILLHDILMTYCMYDFDLGYVQGMSDLLSPILFVMENEVDAFWCFVNFMDEMHENFEEKMQGMRTQLVQLSALLRLLDLAFWNYLEAQDSGYLYFCFRWLLIRFKRELHFQDVLRLWEVMWTGLPCQNFHLLVCCAILDSEKQKIMDRHYGFNEILKHINELSMKLDIEEILHKSEAICLQIKNCKDLPSSVSEILGLKVACVKPTLELSDYGILTPPLHTSGELLVSNGHGQLSETSSNGYKVAFIS from the exons ATGGCGGCTACTACTCCTCCCAAGGTATTG GTTCTATTTGAACACGAAGGGGTCTTTGTTCATTCAAGTACAGATGATGGGGACGATCAGGATTTACTAATATCAGGATTCCTGCGTGTCTTAGATAAG GATGGGGAATCTGTGATTGAATATAAGCCACTGGAGGACTCAGTCGATCCATCAAACATGTTGTGCGCATGCAAG GACTCCAGTTCAGTGGTGGAGTGGACACAGTTTCCAACGGACCGGTCACATCACACAGTGGACCCGCAGCAGAGCTGCGAGACAGAGTGGGACATGGTGAACACAGTGTCCTTTAAGAGGAAACCCCACGCCAACGGCGAAG GTacctctcaccacacacacgagAAGAACCGCTGGGCCTTTAGCTTCACCACcgctgacctgagaacagtcaCACTGAAGACAGAAGGCTGGACGCACCTTGTCTTCTGCTTGAAGGATGACACCACCTTGTCTGCCATCCACTTCCACCAGGGAGGCAGCCAGGAGTTCATGGACTGCCTGCGGAGATGCGTTCATCTAACAGA GAGTCCCAGGGACAAAACGACATATCTTGTTAGCAGTCATAACAAAGCTCTATCACAGTCCTTTGAGAACCTTTTGGATGACACCAACTATGGCCTGGTTCAA AAGCTGAAGAAGGACCCCTACACCGCCACACTGGGGGGGTTCTCCAAGGTCACCAACTACATCTTCGACGCGTTCCGTGCCCCCGAGCTGGAGCAGAGGGACAggccggaggaggaggtggccgaCATCTTGGGGGAGATCATCCCCGGTCTGGAAATCAGTCAGCTGGAGGAGCCGGGATTTGAGGTCATCACACGG GTGGACCTGGGATCAAGGCCAGAGGTCCAGCGTGGAGACCCGCTCACTCTGGAGGAATGGCTCAAGTACCAAGACCAGGAGGGCCGGGTGCGCAAGGTCCCACAGCTCAAAGAAAGAATATTCAAAGGG GGCCTGTGCCACGTGGTGAGGAGAGAGGCCTGGAAGTTTCTGCTGGGGTACTACCCCTGGAACAGCAcctcagaggagaggaagggccTCCAAAGGAGAAAAAC AGACGAGTACTTCAGGATGAAGTTGCAGTGGAAGTCAGtcagtgaggagcaggagaggaggaactCCAGGTTACGAGACTACAAGAGTCTTATAG AGAAAGATGTCAACCGAACTGACCGGACCAATAAGTTCTATGAGGGTCTGGAAAACCCTGGTCTCATCCTGCTCCATGACATCCTGATGACATACTGCATGTATGACTTCGATCTGG GTTACGTGCAGGGCATGAGTGACCTGctctctcctatcctcttcGTCATGGAGAATGAGGTGGACGCCTTTTGGTGCTTTGTCAACTTCATGGATGAAATG CATGAGAACTTTGAGGAGAAGATGCAGGGGATGCGGACACAGCTCGTCCAGCTCAGCGCGTTACTACGGTTACTGGACCTGGCCTTCTGGAACTACCTGG AAGCACAGGATTCTGGGTACTTGTATTTCTGTTTCCGATGGCTGCTCATCCGCTTCAAGAGGGAGCTTCACTTTCAGGATGTTCTCCGcttgtgggag GTCATGTGGACTGGATTGCCTTGCCAAAACTTTCACCTGTTGGTGTGTTGTGCCATTCTGGATTCTGAGAAGCAAAAGATCATGGATAGGCATTATGGTTTCAATGAGATTCTCAAG CATATCAACGAACTCTCAATGAAGCTGGATATCGAAGAAATCCTTCATAAATCTGAAGCAATCTGTTTGCAGATCAAAAACTGCAAG GATTTACCTAGCTCAGTTAGTGAGATTT
- the tbc1d15 gene encoding TBC1 domain family member 15 isoform X3, whose amino-acid sequence MLCACKDSSSVVEWTQFPTDRSHHTVDPQQSCETEWDMVNTVSFKRKPHANGEGTSHHTHEKNRWAFSFTTADLRTVTLKTEGWTHLVFCLKDDTTLSAIHFHQGGSQEFMDCLRRCVHLTESPRDKTTYLVSSHNKALSQSFENLLDDTNYGLVQKLKKDPYTATLGGFSKVTNYIFDAFRAPELEQRDRPEEEVADILGEIIPGLEISQLEEPGFEVITRVDLGSRPEVQRGDPLTLEEWLKYQDQEGRVRKVPQLKERIFKGGLCHVVRREAWKFLLGYYPWNSTSEERKGLQRRKTDEYFRMKLQWKSVSEEQERRNSRLRDYKSLIEKDVNRTDRTNKFYEGLENPGLILLHDILMTYCMYDFDLGYVQGMSDLLSPILFVMENEVDAFWCFVNFMDEMHENFEEKMQGMRTQLVQLSALLRLLDLAFWNYLEAQDSGYLYFCFRWLLIRFKRELHFQDVLRLWEVMWTGLPCQNFHLLVCCAILDSEKQKIMDRHYGFNEILKHINELSMKLDIEEILHKSEAICLQIKNCKDLPSSVSEILGLKVACVKPTLELSDYGILTPPLHTSGELLVSNGHGQLSETSSNGYKVAFIS is encoded by the exons ATGTTGTGCGCATGCAAG GACTCCAGTTCAGTGGTGGAGTGGACACAGTTTCCAACGGACCGGTCACATCACACAGTGGACCCGCAGCAGAGCTGCGAGACAGAGTGGGACATGGTGAACACAGTGTCCTTTAAGAGGAAACCCCACGCCAACGGCGAAG GTacctctcaccacacacacgagAAGAACCGCTGGGCCTTTAGCTTCACCACcgctgacctgagaacagtcaCACTGAAGACAGAAGGCTGGACGCACCTTGTCTTCTGCTTGAAGGATGACACCACCTTGTCTGCCATCCACTTCCACCAGGGAGGCAGCCAGGAGTTCATGGACTGCCTGCGGAGATGCGTTCATCTAACAGA GAGTCCCAGGGACAAAACGACATATCTTGTTAGCAGTCATAACAAAGCTCTATCACAGTCCTTTGAGAACCTTTTGGATGACACCAACTATGGCCTGGTTCAA AAGCTGAAGAAGGACCCCTACACCGCCACACTGGGGGGGTTCTCCAAGGTCACCAACTACATCTTCGACGCGTTCCGTGCCCCCGAGCTGGAGCAGAGGGACAggccggaggaggaggtggccgaCATCTTGGGGGAGATCATCCCCGGTCTGGAAATCAGTCAGCTGGAGGAGCCGGGATTTGAGGTCATCACACGG GTGGACCTGGGATCAAGGCCAGAGGTCCAGCGTGGAGACCCGCTCACTCTGGAGGAATGGCTCAAGTACCAAGACCAGGAGGGCCGGGTGCGCAAGGTCCCACAGCTCAAAGAAAGAATATTCAAAGGG GGCCTGTGCCACGTGGTGAGGAGAGAGGCCTGGAAGTTTCTGCTGGGGTACTACCCCTGGAACAGCAcctcagaggagaggaagggccTCCAAAGGAGAAAAAC AGACGAGTACTTCAGGATGAAGTTGCAGTGGAAGTCAGtcagtgaggagcaggagaggaggaactCCAGGTTACGAGACTACAAGAGTCTTATAG AGAAAGATGTCAACCGAACTGACCGGACCAATAAGTTCTATGAGGGTCTGGAAAACCCTGGTCTCATCCTGCTCCATGACATCCTGATGACATACTGCATGTATGACTTCGATCTGG GTTACGTGCAGGGCATGAGTGACCTGctctctcctatcctcttcGTCATGGAGAATGAGGTGGACGCCTTTTGGTGCTTTGTCAACTTCATGGATGAAATG CATGAGAACTTTGAGGAGAAGATGCAGGGGATGCGGACACAGCTCGTCCAGCTCAGCGCGTTACTACGGTTACTGGACCTGGCCTTCTGGAACTACCTGG AAGCACAGGATTCTGGGTACTTGTATTTCTGTTTCCGATGGCTGCTCATCCGCTTCAAGAGGGAGCTTCACTTTCAGGATGTTCTCCGcttgtgggag GTCATGTGGACTGGATTGCCTTGCCAAAACTTTCACCTGTTGGTGTGTTGTGCCATTCTGGATTCTGAGAAGCAAAAGATCATGGATAGGCATTATGGTTTCAATGAGATTCTCAAG CATATCAACGAACTCTCAATGAAGCTGGATATCGAAGAAATCCTTCATAAATCTGAAGCAATCTGTTTGCAGATCAAAAACTGCAAG GATTTACCTAGCTCAGTTAGTGAGATTT